The following are encoded together in the Chloroflexota bacterium genome:
- a CDS encoding tyrosine recombinase: protein MDATIEDFVEHLRIERGLSANTLSAYRSDLNQFREYMDRAERGSWSVPPAFVRQFMNELIQREYEPSSQARKLAALKSLYRYLLSSGVVSSDPTAGLDGARVKKRLPQTLSRAQVERVLQEAARGREPENLRDRAMLEALYATGMRVSELAALDLADVDQAEETITLARNGAGERRVPLPGRALAAVEDYLAAGRARLKPSADEPALFLNHRGARLTRQGFWLIVKTYARRAGIKAHITPHTLRHSFAEHRLRADGNVRQVQRMLGHASLATTQIYAELAAAQPKDHEAAADAG, encoded by the coding sequence ATGGACGCCACGATCGAGGACTTTGTCGAACACTTGCGCATCGAGCGTGGGCTGTCGGCGAACACCCTCTCCGCCTATCGCAGCGATCTAAATCAGTTTCGCGAGTACATGGATCGCGCGGAACGCGGCTCGTGGAGCGTCCCTCCGGCGTTTGTGCGCCAGTTCATGAATGAGCTGATTCAGCGCGAATACGAACCCTCATCGCAGGCGCGCAAGCTGGCGGCGCTCAAATCCCTTTACCGCTATCTGCTGAGCTCGGGCGTGGTCAGCAGTGATCCCACGGCGGGACTCGACGGGGCGCGGGTCAAGAAGCGCCTGCCGCAGACGCTCAGCCGGGCTCAGGTTGAGCGGGTGCTGCAAGAAGCGGCCCGCGGCCGTGAGCCGGAGAATCTGCGCGACCGGGCCATGCTCGAAGCGCTGTACGCCACCGGCATGCGCGTCTCCGAGCTTGCGGCGCTCGACCTTGCCGATGTGGACCAAGCCGAGGAGACGATCACCCTGGCGCGCAACGGCGCCGGCGAACGCCGCGTGCCGCTTCCGGGCCGCGCCCTGGCCGCCGTTGAGGACTATCTGGCGGCCGGCCGCGCCAGACTCAAGCCCAGCGCCGACGAACCGGCGCTTTTTCTCAATCACCGTGGCGCCCGGCTCACGCGCCAGGGCTTCTGGCTCATCGTCAAAACCTATGCCCGCCGCGCTGGAATCAAGGCCCACATCACGCCCCACACGCTGCGGCATTCGTTTGCCGAGCATCGACTGCGGGCGGACGGCAACGTGCGGCAGGTCCAGCGGATGCTCGGGCACGCCAGCCTGGCCACGACCCAGATCTACGCCGAGTTGGCGGCCGCTCAGCCCAAGGACCATGAGGCCGCGGCGGACGCCGGCTAG
- a CDS encoding sugar phosphate nucleotidyltransferase gives MKAVVMAGGEGSRLRPLTLERPKPMITLGHAPAIEHILRLLKHHGITDIVISLHYLGSVIEDYFGSGEELGVNITYTHEDRPLGTAGSVALARDVLDEPFLVISGDALTDVDLSAFASFFTERSAQAALLLYRVENPLEYGVVITDDDGRVRQFQEKPSWGEVLSDTVNTGIYALHPSALDDIPPGREVDFSLDVFPAMLRRGEAVYGYVADGYWTDVGMLDAYRQANADLVSGRVRVPDAPGYGATRPTIDSTARVDPSARIEGAVYVGREAEVRAGALVRGPAMVGDRTLVDERAEVHESTVLSNAYIGVGANLDRCVIGRHCRLGRAAAVGQGAVVGDGTTLGAEVNVRAGISVWPRKFVEDRVVIDRNLVHGSRARRTIFVHGGVAGLANVELTPEFAARLGSAWGSALAPGSTVAANRDETRPARMFKRALMSGLASVGVRTVDIGAMPFPVARFATQQFDAAGCIHIRRSPYDPDAIDVRFLDERGIDIRPSDERKIETTFSREDFRRVGAAEIAEITLADPVSDYGDALLSEIPQPLERTLGLVVDYMGGACGEVLPTLLARLGVRETAIDASSSSASLPTPADLEARRARLGRIVPAVGAAFGALIDADGNRVWITDERGRALDALEAAGLVVAVLRASGLSGTVALPVTVPDSVFNHAADLGFAPHRTPTNAAAMMRAAMQRDAVLTINGRDAFGFPSLHAGPDPMATVIRLVAGLAGAERPVSAYVAALPAFTVARREVRVDWERRGAVMRRLNSHSRRRDEGPLDGVVIGAPGERAVVVPDVDEPAFRILAEAGTQALAETLADEIGSFVERAARNGADARPA, from the coding sequence ATGAAAGCGGTGGTCATGGCCGGCGGCGAAGGCTCCCGCCTTCGTCCGCTCACGCTCGAACGACCCAAGCCCATGATCACCCTGGGCCACGCCCCGGCCATCGAGCACATCCTGCGCCTGCTCAAGCACCACGGCATCACCGACATCGTCATTTCGCTCCATTACCTCGGGTCGGTCATCGAGGACTACTTCGGCTCCGGAGAGGAGCTCGGCGTCAACATCACCTACACACACGAGGACCGACCGCTGGGGACCGCCGGCAGCGTCGCGCTCGCCCGCGACGTGCTGGATGAGCCGTTCCTGGTGATCTCGGGCGACGCGCTGACCGACGTCGATCTCTCAGCCTTCGCGAGCTTCTTCACCGAGCGGTCCGCGCAGGCCGCCTTGCTGCTCTATCGAGTGGAGAATCCCCTCGAGTACGGCGTGGTCATCACCGACGACGACGGCCGGGTGCGGCAGTTCCAGGAAAAGCCCTCCTGGGGCGAGGTGCTCAGCGACACCGTCAACACCGGCATCTACGCGCTGCATCCGTCGGCGCTCGACGACATTCCGCCCGGGCGCGAGGTGGACTTCAGCCTCGATGTGTTCCCGGCCATGCTGCGGCGCGGCGAGGCCGTCTACGGCTACGTGGCCGACGGCTATTGGACTGACGTCGGCATGCTGGACGCCTACCGGCAGGCCAATGCCGACCTGGTCAGCGGCCGGGTGCGGGTTCCAGACGCGCCCGGCTATGGCGCGACGCGCCCTACCATCGACTCCACCGCCCGCGTGGATCCCTCGGCCCGGATCGAGGGCGCGGTCTACGTGGGCCGGGAGGCCGAGGTTCGCGCCGGCGCCCTCGTGCGCGGCCCGGCGATGGTGGGCGACCGCACGCTGGTGGACGAGCGGGCCGAGGTGCACGAATCCACCGTGCTCAGCAACGCCTACATCGGCGTCGGCGCCAATCTCGACCGCTGCGTCATCGGGCGCCACTGCCGTCTCGGGCGAGCGGCCGCCGTCGGGCAGGGCGCGGTAGTCGGCGACGGGACCACGCTCGGGGCCGAAGTGAACGTGCGCGCCGGCATCAGCGTCTGGCCGCGAAAGTTCGTGGAAGACCGCGTGGTCATTGACCGCAATTTGGTCCACGGCAGCCGGGCGCGCCGCACCATCTTCGTGCACGGCGGCGTGGCCGGGTTGGCCAATGTCGAGCTCACCCCGGAGTTCGCCGCGCGGCTTGGGTCGGCCTGGGGCTCGGCGCTGGCCCCCGGATCGACGGTGGCCGCCAACCGCGACGAGACGCGTCCGGCGCGAATGTTCAAGCGGGCGCTCATGTCCGGCCTGGCGTCGGTCGGCGTGCGAACCGTCGACATCGGCGCCATGCCCTTCCCCGTGGCGCGCTTCGCCACCCAGCAGTTCGACGCCGCCGGCTGCATCCACATTCGGCGCTCGCCCTATGACCCGGACGCCATTGACGTGCGTTTCTTGGACGAGCGCGGGATCGACATTCGCCCGAGCGACGAGCGCAAGATCGAGACCACCTTCAGCCGCGAGGATTTTCGCCGCGTCGGCGCCGCCGAGATTGCCGAGATCACCTTGGCCGATCCCGTGAGCGACTACGGGGATGCGTTGCTGAGTGAGATTCCGCAGCCGCTCGAACGGACGCTGGGACTCGTCGTGGACTACATGGGCGGCGCCTGTGGCGAGGTTCTGCCGACGCTGCTCGCGCGGCTCGGGGTTCGCGAAACGGCCATCGACGCCTCATCGAGCAGCGCGTCCCTGCCCACGCCTGCCGATCTGGAGGCGCGGCGCGCCCGGCTGGGGCGCATCGTGCCGGCCGTCGGAGCGGCGTTCGGGGCGCTCATCGATGCGGACGGCAACCGCGTCTGGATCACCGATGAACGCGGCCGGGCGCTGGATGCGCTCGAGGCGGCCGGTCTGGTGGTGGCGGTGCTGCGCGCGTCGGGCCTCTCGGGCACCGTCGCGCTCCCGGTCACCGTCCCCGACAGCGTGTTCAACCACGCTGCGGATCTGGGGTTTGCGCCTCACCGCACGCCCACGAACGCCGCCGCCATGATGCGCGCGGCGATGCAGCGCGACGCCGTGCTCACCATCAACGGCCGCGATGCCTTCGGCTTCCCATCGCTGCATGCCGGTCCCGACCCCATGGCCACGGTCATCCGCCTCGTGGCCGGGCTGGCCGGCGCCGAGCGGCCGGTCAGCGCCTATGTGGCGGCGCTGCCGGCATTCACGGTCGCCCGCCGCGAGGTGCGCGTGGACTGGGAGCGCCGCGGGGCCGTCATGCGTCGCCTCAACAGCCACAGCCGGCGCCGCGACGAGGGTCCGCTGGACGGCGTGGTCATCGGCGCTCCCGGCGAGCGTGCGGTCGTCGTTCCGGATGTCGACGAACCGGCGTTTCGCATTCTGGCCGAAGCCGGCACGCAGGCCCTGGCGGAGACGCTGGCCGATGAAATCGGCTCGTTCGTCGAGCGCGCGGCGCGCAACGGCGCGGACGCCCGCCCGGCATGA
- the mqnC gene encoding dehypoxanthine futalosine cyclase: MMRTIEATVREGRRLSTADAVYLLGDAPLMDLGALANEVRFQRHPESVVTYVVDTNLNYTNLCDAYCSFCAFYRPHTSTAPDAYTHTVDEMLERMAAAVEMGCTTVLMQGGLNPELPFDYYTDMVRATRARFPGLTPHFWSAPEVYEMAKVSGLSYDEVMAALFAAGQRTFPGGGAEVLTNRVRDAISPLKMDADEWIAVHRAAHHAGVRSTATMMYGHVETDDDLVEHLARVRDLQDETGGFTAFIPWSFAPGGTPLGRKLEGKRASANRYLRILAASRLFLDNVDHVDASWFSEGKKVGQVALHFGADDFGGTLFEENVMQEAGHYARTSIAETQTMIREAGFVPAQRNSFYEILRTFDETPNGV, from the coding sequence ATGATGCGCACGATTGAAGCCACGGTGCGCGAGGGGCGGCGGCTCTCGACCGCCGACGCGGTCTACCTGCTCGGCGACGCGCCGCTCATGGACCTGGGCGCGCTGGCCAACGAGGTCAGGTTCCAGCGTCATCCCGAATCCGTCGTCACCTACGTGGTCGACACCAACCTCAACTACACCAACCTCTGCGACGCCTACTGCTCGTTCTGCGCCTTCTATCGGCCGCACACGAGCACCGCGCCTGATGCCTACACGCATACCGTCGACGAAATGCTGGAGCGCATGGCGGCGGCGGTGGAGATGGGCTGCACCACCGTGCTCATGCAGGGCGGCCTGAACCCCGAGCTGCCCTTCGATTACTACACCGACATGGTGCGCGCCACGCGCGCGCGGTTTCCCGGGCTCACGCCGCACTTCTGGTCGGCGCCCGAGGTCTACGAGATGGCCAAGGTTTCCGGATTGAGCTACGACGAGGTCATGGCCGCGCTATTCGCGGCAGGTCAGCGCACCTTTCCCGGCGGTGGCGCGGAAGTGCTCACCAACCGCGTCCGCGACGCCATCAGCCCGCTCAAGATGGACGCTGACGAGTGGATCGCGGTCCATCGCGCCGCGCACCACGCCGGCGTGCGCAGCACCGCCACGATGATGTACGGGCACGTGGAAACCGACGACGACCTCGTGGAGCACCTCGCGCGCGTGCGGGACCTGCAGGACGAGACGGGCGGGTTCACGGCCTTCATTCCCTGGAGCTTCGCCCCCGGCGGGACCCCGCTCGGACGCAAGCTCGAGGGCAAGCGGGCGTCGGCCAATCGCTATCTGCGCATCCTGGCGGCGTCACGGCTGTTCCTCGACAACGTGGACCACGTGGACGCGTCGTGGTTTAGCGAGGGCAAGAAGGTCGGGCAGGTGGCGCTGCACTTCGGCGCGGATGACTTTGGCGGCACGCTGTTCGAGGAAAACGTGATGCAAGAAGCCGGGCACTACGCCCGCACCAGCATCGCCGAAACCCAAACCATGATCCGCGAGGCCGGATTCGTGCCCGCCCAGCGCAACAGCTTCTACGAGATTCTGCGCACGTTCGACGAGACGCCCAACGGCGTTTGA
- a CDS encoding TetR/AcrR family transcriptional regulator — protein sequence MQLRLPGARRGTKRDATRRALLESALNVFGEKGYHRAAVDEIVTRAGRSKGTAYFHFPSKEAIFRALVRELASYLVERVERELVDEPTAIHRLDAALLSVIDIFTKHRTLARVTLVEVAGAGRAFSDDLLFVRQQFAALIRRHLDAAVAEGTLEPCDTDLIATAWFGAISEIVVRWLHDPDHGPLHMTYPALRHLLLQSVGIDINQLRADRTPAHA from the coding sequence TTGCAACTTCGCCTCCCTGGGGCCCGTCGCGGAACCAAGCGAGACGCCACGCGGCGCGCGCTGCTCGAATCCGCCCTCAACGTCTTTGGCGAGAAGGGCTATCACCGCGCGGCGGTTGACGAAATCGTCACCCGCGCCGGCCGTTCCAAGGGCACGGCCTACTTTCACTTTCCGAGCAAAGAGGCCATCTTTCGCGCGTTGGTGCGGGAGTTGGCGTCCTACCTGGTCGAGCGCGTCGAGCGGGAGCTGGTCGACGAGCCCACCGCCATCCACCGGCTCGACGCCGCGCTGCTGTCGGTCATCGACATCTTCACCAAGCACCGCACGCTGGCGCGCGTCACGCTGGTGGAGGTTGCGGGCGCCGGGCGCGCCTTCAGCGACGACTTACTCTTCGTCCGGCAGCAGTTTGCCGCGCTGATTCGCCGCCACCTGGACGCCGCGGTCGCCGAGGGCACCCTCGAACCCTGCGACACCGATCTCATCGCCACCGCCTGGTTCGGCGCCATCAGCGAAATCGTCGTCCGCTGGCTGCACGATCCCGACCATGGGCCGTTGCACATGACCTATCCGGCGCTGCGGCATTTGCTGCTGCAGAGCGTGGGCATCGACATCAACCAGCTCCGGGCGGACCGGACTCCGGCCCATGCCTGA
- the mqnE gene encoding aminofutalosine synthase MqnE, which translates to MPEAITAPDMRFRDAALEPIWDSVREGRRLSAADGLRCLQTPDIVGLGRMADWAARRRSDDRVYFTLNVHINPTNICVLSCKFCDFAAKRGDSHAYEYSIAEILGQIPPDVHEVHIVGGHHPDIPFEWYEDLLRAIKDERPAVQIKAFTAAEVDYFHKRFKLSDAEVLQRMMAAGVSSMPGGGAEVFSERVRRELFRGKAGADRWIEIHHLAHRMGLQSNATMLYGHIETHEERIHHFVRLREAQDVTGGFLCFIPLEYQLGTTNLVPRHASAIDDLRMIATARLMLDNFPHIKAYWVMTGEETASIGLNFGADDLDGTIGTERIAHAALADSPVGVARTRLVGLIRSAGKVPVERNATYTVMRTHAA; encoded by the coding sequence ATGCCTGAGGCGATCACCGCTCCCGACATGCGCTTCCGCGACGCCGCGCTGGAGCCTATCTGGGACAGCGTCCGCGAAGGACGTCGCCTCAGCGCGGCCGACGGACTCCGCTGCCTCCAGACGCCGGACATCGTCGGCCTGGGGCGCATGGCCGATTGGGCCGCCCGCCGTCGCTCCGACGACCGCGTGTACTTCACGCTCAACGTCCACATCAATCCGACCAACATCTGCGTGCTGTCGTGCAAGTTCTGCGACTTCGCCGCCAAGCGCGGCGACAGCCACGCCTACGAATACTCGATCGCCGAAATCCTGGGCCAGATTCCGCCCGACGTGCACGAGGTGCACATCGTCGGCGGCCACCACCCCGACATCCCGTTCGAGTGGTACGAGGATCTGCTGCGCGCCATCAAGGACGAGCGACCCGCCGTCCAGATCAAGGCGTTCACGGCGGCCGAGGTCGACTATTTCCACAAGCGATTCAAGCTCTCGGACGCGGAGGTCCTGCAACGCATGATGGCCGCCGGCGTCAGTTCGATGCCCGGCGGCGGGGCGGAGGTCTTTTCCGAGCGGGTGCGACGCGAGCTCTTCCGCGGCAAGGCCGGCGCCGACCGCTGGATCGAAATCCACCACCTCGCCCACCGCATGGGGCTGCAATCCAACGCCACGATGCTCTACGGCCACATCGAGACGCACGAGGAGCGCATCCACCACTTCGTGCGGCTGCGCGAGGCCCAGGACGTCACCGGCGGATTCCTCTGCTTTATCCCCTTGGAATACCAGCTCGGCACCACGAACCTCGTGCCCCGCCACGCCAGCGCTATCGACGATCTGCGCATGATCGCCACCGCCCGGCTGATGCTCGACAATTTTCCGCACATCAAGGCCTATTGGGTGATGACGGGCGAAGAGACCGCCTCAATCGGTCTGAACTTTGGCGCCGACGACCTGGACGGCACCATCGGCACCGAGCGCATCGCGCACGCCGCGCTAGCCGACAGCCCGGTCGGCGTCGCCCGCACGCGGCTGGTGGGGCTCATTCGCTCGGCCGGCAAGGTGCCGGTGGAACGCAACGCCACCTACACCGTCATGCGCACCCATGCTGCCTAG
- a CDS encoding ABC transporter substrate-binding protein — protein sequence MTRVTVGHSPDADDAFMFYALAHGKVTVEGLPSGGYSEVHADIQALNRRAFAGDLDMSQVSAGAYPYVADNYRITACGSSMGLNYGPIVVARSAEADIRGAPVAIPGEHTTAYLLGRIFLPPFQPVEMAFADVLPAVRDGSVTAGIVIHEGQLNYADYGVVKQLDLGERWFASTGLPLPLGLNVVRRELGEARQRALASALGASIAWADANPELALAYAHGFAPEVDSDLMAAFTRMYVNDLTRDMGTPGAAGLEALYRRATDAGLLESVPPLDILPA from the coding sequence ATGACGCGAGTGACCGTGGGCCACAGCCCCGACGCCGACGACGCGTTCATGTTCTACGCGCTGGCCCACGGCAAGGTGACGGTGGAAGGCTTGCCGTCCGGTGGCTATTCCGAAGTCCACGCCGACATCCAGGCATTGAATCGGCGCGCCTTTGCCGGCGACCTCGACATGTCCCAGGTGTCGGCGGGCGCCTATCCCTATGTCGCGGACAACTACCGCATCACCGCCTGCGGCTCGTCCATGGGGCTCAACTATGGCCCCATCGTCGTCGCGCGAAGCGCGGAAGCCGATATCCGCGGCGCGCCGGTGGCGATCCCCGGCGAGCACACCACCGCCTATCTCCTCGGCCGGATATTTCTGCCCCCGTTTCAGCCGGTCGAGATGGCCTTTGCCGACGTGCTGCCCGCGGTTCGGGACGGCTCGGTGACGGCGGGAATCGTGATCCATGAGGGACAGCTCAACTACGCCGACTACGGAGTAGTCAAACAGCTCGACCTCGGCGAGCGTTGGTTCGCCTCGACCGGGCTCCCCCTGCCGCTGGGCCTCAACGTGGTGCGGCGCGAACTCGGCGAGGCCCGACAGCGCGCGCTCGCGTCCGCCCTGGGCGCCTCGATCGCCTGGGCCGATGCGAATCCCGAGCTGGCGCTGGCCTACGCCCACGGCTTTGCTCCCGAGGTTGACTCAGACCTCATGGCGGCGTTTACGCGGATGTACGTCAACGATCTGACTCGCGACATGGGGACGCCGGGCGCCGCCGGTCTCGAAGCGCTCTACCGCCGTGCGACGGACGCCGGGCTGCTGGAAAGCGTGCCGCCCTTGGACATTCTTCCGGCCTAA
- a CDS encoding menaquinone biosynthesis protein: protein MLPSLGRIPYLNTEPFFGDDPVRAEARTATPRAMIDLVRGGQVDVAPLPIVAAFDHPDLFEPVGDMGIATQADAKSVLLFSEVPPSDLGGRTIGVIDDTATSARLLSVLLQRYYAIGGYRLAPLDVPADAVLLIGDRALLQAPQDPRYPHVTDLAAAWHEWTGLPFVFAAWMRRAGVAPASAAAAVDYLDRQLTINLEDLGALAARRPDCGLDAAAVRRYLQTFEYRFGPRAWTAVDRFRELDAQVSVQHDAA, encoded by the coding sequence ATGCTGCCTAGCCTCGGGCGCATTCCCTATCTGAACACCGAGCCGTTCTTCGGCGACGATCCGGTTCGCGCCGAAGCGCGCACGGCGACCCCCCGGGCCATGATCGATCTGGTGCGCGGCGGCCAGGTCGACGTGGCGCCGCTGCCGATCGTCGCCGCGTTCGACCATCCGGACCTGTTCGAACCGGTGGGCGACATGGGCATCGCGACCCAGGCCGACGCCAAGTCCGTGCTCCTCTTCTCCGAGGTGCCGCCATCCGACCTGGGCGGCCGGACCATTGGCGTCATCGACGACACGGCCACCTCGGCCCGGCTGCTGAGCGTGCTCTTGCAGCGCTACTACGCCATCGGCGGCTACCGGCTGGCGCCGTTGGATGTCCCGGCCGACGCCGTGTTGCTCATCGGCGACCGCGCGCTGCTGCAAGCGCCGCAAGATCCCCGCTATCCCCACGTCACCGACCTGGCGGCGGCATGGCACGAGTGGACCGGTCTGCCCTTCGTGTTCGCCGCGTGGATGCGACGGGCGGGCGTGGCGCCCGCGAGCGCCGCGGCGGCGGTGGACTACCTGGATCGCCAGCTCACCATCAACCTCGAAGACTTGGGAGCGCTGGCCGCGCGGCGTCCCGACTGCGGGCTAGACGCGGCGGCGGTTCGCCGCTATCTCCAGACGTTCGAGTACCGCTTTGGACCGCGCGCCTGGACGGCCGTCGACCGCTTTCGAGAGCTGGATGCCCAGGTCAGCGTCCAGCACGATGCCGCATGA
- the fba gene encoding fructose-bisphosphate aldolase class II (catalyzes the reversible aldol condensation of dihydroxyacetonephosphate and glyceraldehyde 3-phosphate in the Calvin cycle, glycolysis, and/or gluconeogenesis): protein MALLPMRVLLDHAAANDYGVAAFNVNFMEQIQAIMEAADEADAPVIIQASRGAREYTNDLYLRHLMLAAAELYPHVPIAMHQDHGNSPATCASAIDNGFTSVMMDGSLEADGKTPASYEYNVAVTREVVSLAHAKGVTVEGELGVLGSLETGMGDQEDGHGAEGPVDREQLLTDPEQAEDFVAATGVDALAVAIGTSHGAYKFSRKPDAGVLVMDRIREIHRRLPNTHLVMHGSSSVPQHLQDVINANGGEMRQTYGVPIAEIQEGIRHGVRKINVDTDNRMAITGAIRQVFHEDPSEFDPRKYLGPARDAMKQVCLARMEAFGMAGQGSRVPHVGLDAMAGEYAALVV, encoded by the coding sequence ATGGCGCTGCTGCCGATGCGCGTGCTGCTCGATCACGCGGCCGCCAACGACTATGGAGTCGCGGCCTTCAACGTGAACTTCATGGAGCAGATCCAGGCCATCATGGAGGCGGCCGACGAGGCGGACGCGCCGGTGATCATCCAGGCCAGCCGCGGCGCGCGTGAGTACACCAACGACCTCTACCTGCGGCACCTGATGCTGGCCGCCGCGGAGCTCTATCCGCACGTGCCGATCGCCATGCACCAGGACCACGGCAATAGCCCCGCGACGTGCGCCAGCGCGATCGACAACGGATTCACCAGCGTGATGATGGACGGGTCGCTGGAGGCCGACGGCAAGACGCCGGCGTCGTACGAGTACAACGTGGCGGTCACGCGCGAGGTCGTGTCGCTGGCCCACGCGAAGGGCGTGACCGTCGAGGGCGAGCTTGGCGTGCTGGGAAGCCTGGAGACCGGCATGGGCGACCAGGAAGACGGTCACGGCGCGGAGGGGCCAGTCGATCGGGAGCAGTTGCTGACCGATCCCGAACAGGCCGAGGACTTCGTGGCTGCGACGGGCGTGGACGCGCTGGCCGTGGCGATCGGCACGAGTCACGGGGCCTACAAGTTCAGCCGCAAGCCGGACGCGGGGGTGCTGGTGATGGACCGGATTCGCGAAATCCATCGCCGTCTGCCCAACACGCACCTCGTCATGCACGGCAGCTCATCGGTGCCGCAGCACTTGCAAGACGTGATCAACGCGAACGGTGGCGAGATGCGGCAGACGTATGGCGTGCCGATTGCCGAGATTCAGGAGGGCATCCGCCACGGCGTGCGCAAGATCAACGTCGACACCGACAACCGCATGGCCATCACCGGCGCCATTCGCCAGGTGTTTCACGAGGACCCGAGCGAGTTCGATCCACGCAAATACCTGGGCCCTGCGCGCGACGCGATGAAGCAGGTGTGCCTGGCGCGCATGGAGGCGTTTGGGATGGCCGGCCAGGGCTCACGGGTGCCGCACGTGGGGCTGGACGCGATGGCCGGCGAGTACGCGGCGCTGGTCGTCTAA
- a CDS encoding DUF971 domain-containing protein yields the protein MTSAATTATGLRRVGEQALVITWADGAESTLPLREIRLACGCAVCVNEVTGAPQLDPDTVPADIGAVRIAPVGHYALTFTWTDGHATGIYPWENLRALADGFGVTREGDA from the coding sequence ATGACCAGCGCCGCAACGACGGCGACCGGCTTGCGACGAGTGGGGGAGCAGGCACTGGTGATCACCTGGGCCGACGGCGCCGAGTCAACCCTGCCCTTGCGTGAAATCCGCCTGGCCTGTGGCTGCGCGGTGTGCGTCAACGAGGTCACGGGCGCTCCGCAGCTCGATCCGGACACGGTCCCGGCCGACATCGGCGCGGTGCGCATTGCGCCCGTCGGCCACTACGCCCTCACCTTCACCTGGACGGACGGCCACGCCACGGGTATCTATCCCTGGGAGAACCTGCGCGCCCTGGCCGACGGCTTCGGCGTGACGCGGGAGGGCGACGCCTAG
- the larA gene encoding nickel-dependent lactate racemase, producing the protein MRVTLAYGTTGLPVDFGRAVDVIEPAGGEPLDDPRESLRTELRHPIESRPLREIAAPGDRVVIVMCDVTRPAPNRAMVRALLHELAHVPPDRITLLIATGLHRPCTPAEIEGMLGADIASAYAVRNHDAEAEDACRSIGRTSSGRPVAINRAYLDADVRITAGLIEPHFFAGFSGGAKLVLPGVAAAASIMSNHDAALIGDPMARWGQLAGNPIHREQREAARLAGCEFALNVTVNPARQITGIYAGALEPAHDAGCRALAREVMRGVDEPYDVVVTTNSGFPLDLNLYQAVKGMDAGAQVVRDGGHVVCAAECREGAGHGAFVHMLRDHATPADMLASIVTPGHHQVDQWQNQIFARVLDRATVHLHAGGLDDAAVREAFCEPCPDIAERVEELAGREGRVCVLPRGPETIPYVRAA; encoded by the coding sequence GTGCGCGTGACGCTGGCCTATGGCACCACCGGCTTGCCGGTGGACTTCGGACGCGCGGTTGACGTGATCGAGCCCGCGGGCGGCGAGCCGCTGGACGACCCGCGCGAGTCGCTGCGTACGGAGCTCCGCCACCCGATCGAATCCCGTCCGCTGCGCGAGATCGCGGCGCCGGGCGATCGAGTCGTGATCGTCATGTGCGACGTCACCCGCCCCGCGCCCAACCGCGCCATGGTCCGGGCGCTGCTGCACGAGCTGGCGCACGTGCCGCCGGACCGGATCACGCTGCTGATCGCCACGGGCCTGCACCGGCCGTGCACGCCCGCGGAGATCGAAGGCATGCTCGGGGCCGACATCGCCTCGGCCTATGCGGTCCGCAATCACGACGCAGAGGCCGAGGACGCATGTCGATCAATCGGGCGCACGTCGTCGGGACGCCCCGTGGCGATCAATCGCGCCTACCTGGACGCGGACGTGCGCATCACGGCGGGGCTCATCGAGCCGCACTTCTTCGCCGGGTTCAGCGGGGGCGCCAAGCTGGTGCTGCCGGGCGTGGCCGCCGCCGCGAGCATCATGAGCAACCATGACGCCGCGCTCATCGGCGACCCGATGGCGCGCTGGGGCCAATTGGCCGGCAACCCCATCCACCGCGAGCAGCGCGAGGCGGCGCGCCTGGCCGGGTGCGAGTTCGCGCTCAACGTGACGGTCAATCCGGCGCGTCAAATCACCGGCATCTACGCGGGGGCGCTGGAACCGGCGCACGATGCCGGGTGCCGGGCGCTGGCGCGCGAGGTGATGCGCGGCGTGGATGAGCCGTACGACGTGGTGGTGACCACGAACAGCGGCTTTCCGCTCGACCTCAACCTGTATCAGGCGGTCAAGGGCATGGACGCGGGCGCCCAGGTGGTGCGCGACGGCGGCCACGTGGTGTGCGCGGCGGAGTGCCGGGAGGGCGCCGGCCACGGGGCGTTCGTGCACATGCTGCGCGACCACGCGACGCCGGCGGACATGCTGGCGAGCATCGTGACGCCGGGGCATCACCAAGTGGACCAGTGGCAAAACCAGATCTTCGCGCGCGTCCTGGACCGGGCCACGGTGCACCTCCACGCCGGCGGCCTGGACGATGCGGCGGTGCGCGAGGCGTTCTGCGAGCCGTGCCCCGACATCGCCGAGCGGGTGGAAGAGCTGGCCGGCCGCGAGGGCCGGGTGTGCGTGCTGCCGCGAGGACCGGAGACAATCCCCTACGTGCGGGCGGCCTGA